In Thermoanaerobaculia bacterium, one DNA window encodes the following:
- a CDS encoding heme ABC transporter ATP-binding protein — RELSRDPRFLLAVSPTRGLDLAASRSTLAALAAVADRGGAVLLVTADLDDARTVGDAIHVLYRGRLSAALPPDTPLDRIGRAMIGMAGC; from the coding sequence GAGGGAGCTCTCCCGCGATCCGCGGTTTCTCCTCGCGGTGTCTCCCACGCGCGGCCTCGATCTCGCGGCGTCTCGATCGACGCTCGCCGCTCTCGCCGCCGTCGCGGACCGCGGCGGCGCCGTCCTCCTCGTCACGGCGGACCTCGACGACGCGAGGACGGTCGGCGACGCGATTCACGTGCTCTACCGGGGCCGGCTGTCGGCGGCGCTTCCTCCGGACACCCCGCTCGACCGGATCGGCCGCGCGA